GAAATTGGCCCCGGCTTCTTTTATACAGTCCAACCTTGATATCATCCCTATTATTGGAATCAGGCATTCTCACAAACATGACCTCATCTGGCTTCTGAGATAATGGGAATAAGGACACCTTCAGGGACAAAAACCGAGGCCTGTGGAATTGGAGTAACTTGCTGAGGTCCTCTGTCCAGTCTGGGCTTTGCCAGGGCCGCATGCCCACAGGGCCAGCTTCTTCAGCCCCCCCAGCCAGGTGGAGGCACACAAGGCCTGGCCAGAGAGTCCTCATGTCGCAGGCTTGCTGGGAAGTGGCCCACAGCCGCCTTTCAGAGACAGTCTCTGGTCAGTGGCCCCGCGGTGCGCACGCCCCGTGCCGCTTCTCATgctctcttctctgcctttctgtcCGTGTGTCTCCCCAGGTAAAGATGAGCCTTCCAGCTACATTTGCACAACATGCAAGCAGCCCTTCAACAGCGCGTGGTTCCTGCTGCAGCACGCGCAGAACACGCATGGCTTCCGCATCTACCTGGAGCCAGGGCCGGCCAGCAGCTCACTCACGCCACGGCTCACCATCCCGCCGCCGCTCGGGCCGGAGGCCGTGGCCCAGTCCCCACTCATGAATTTCCTGGGCGACAGCAACCCATTCAATCTGCTGCGCATGACGGGCCCCATCCTGCGGGACCACCCAGGCTTCGGCGAGGGCCGCCTGCCCGGCACGCCGCCGCTCTTCAGCCCGCCGCCGCGCCACCACCTGGACCCGCACCGCCTCAGTGCCGAGGAGATGGGGCTTGTCGCCCAGCACCCCAGTGCCTTTGACCGAGTCATGCGCCTGAACCCCATGGCCATTGACTCACCCGCCATGGACTTCTCGCGGCGGCTCCGCGAGCTGGCGGGCAACAGCTCCACGCCGCCGCCTGTGTCACCGGGCCGCGGCAACCCTATGCACCGGCTCCTCAACCCCTTCCAGCCCAGCCCCAAGTCCCCGTTCCTGAGCACGCCGCCGCTGCCACCCATGCCCCCCGGTGGCACGCCACCGCCGCAGCCGCCTGCCAAGAGCAAGTCCTGTGAGTTCTGTGGCAAGACCTTCAAGTTCCAGAGCAATCTCATCGTGCACCGGCGCAGCCACACAGGCGAGAAGCCCTATAAGTGCCAGCTGTGCGACCACGCGTGCTCGCAGGCGAGCAAGCTCAAGCGCCACATGAAGACGCACATGCACAAGGCTGGCTCGCTGGCCGGCCGCTCCGACGACGGCCTCTCGGCTGCCAGCTCCCCGGAGCCCGGCACCAGCGAGCTGGCCGGCGAGGGCCTCAAGGCGGCCGATGGCGACTTCCGCCACCACGAGAGCGACCCGTCGCTGGGCCACGAGCccgaggaggaggaagaggaggaagacgaggaggaggaagagctgcTGCTGGAGAACGAGAGCCGGCCCGAGTCGAGCTTCAGCATGGACTCGGAGCTGAGCCGCAACCGGGAGAACGGCGGCGGCGGGGTGCCCGGGGTGCCCGGCGCGGGCGGCGTGGGCGGCGCGGCCAAGGCGCTGGCCGAGGAGAAGGCGCTGGTGCTGGGCAAGGTCATGGAGAACGTGGGCCTGGGCGCGCTGCCGCAGTACGGCGAGCTGCTGGCCGACAAGCAGAAGCGCGGGGCCTTCCTGAAGCGCGCGGCGGGCGGTGGGGACACGGGTGACGACGATGACGCGGGTGGCTGCGGTGATGCGGGCCCGGGCGGTGCGGTCAACGGGCGCGGCGGTGGCTTCGCGCCAGGCACCGAGCCCTTCCCGGGCCTCTTCCCGCGCAAGCCGGCGCCGCTGCCCAGCCCCGGGCTCAACAGCGCGGCCAAGCGCATCAAGGTGGAGAAGGACCTAGAGCTGCCGCCCGCCGCGCTCATCCCGTCTGAGAACGTGTACTCGCAGTGGCTGGTGGGCTACGCGGCGTCGCGGCACTTCATGAAGGACCCCTTCCTGGGCTTCACGGACGCGCGCCAGTCCCCCTTCGCCACGTCGTCGGAGCACTCGTCCGAGAATGGCAGCCTGCGCTTCTCCACGCCGCCCGGGGACCTGCTGGACGGCGGCCTGTCGGGCCGCAGCGGTACCGCCAGCGGCGGCAGCACGCCACACCTGGGTGGCCCCGGCCCTGGGCGGCCGAGCTCCAAGGAGGGCCGCCGCAGCGACACGTGCGAGTACTGCGGCAAGGTGTTCAAGAACTGCAGCAACCTGACGGTGCACCGGCGGAGCCACACCGGCGAGCGGCCTTACAAGTGCGAGCTGTGCAACTACGCGTGTGCGCAGAGCAGCAAGCTCACACGCCACATGAAGACGCACGGGCAGATCGGCAAGGAGGTGTACCGCTGCGACATCTGCCAGATGCCCTTCAGCGTCTACAgcaccctggagaaacacatgaaaaagtgGCACGGCGAGCACTTGCTGACTAACGACGTCAAAATCGAGCAGGCCGAGAGGAGCTAAGCACGTGGGCCCGGGCACCCCGCACCTGTACAGTGGAACCGTTGCCAAGCGACAGAATGCTGACTTGACACTTGCCTCTGTGTCACCGCCACTGAGCACCCCGCCTGTCCCCTTGGCCCAGGGGGAGGCGGCCCTCCAACCTAACCTGTGTCTGCGAAGTCCTATGGAAACCCGAGGGTTGATTAAGGCAGTCAAAATTGTGGAGCCTTTTAACTGTGCaataatttctgtatttattgggttttgtaatttttttggcatgtgcaggtattattattctttctgtttaaattcctttaaaagattttgttgggtATCCAtcccttcttcatttttaaaaaacccagtaGTAGCCTGAGAAATGACTCGCAAGCAATGTAGAACAGAAgcatatcttttaaattataattttgggGGGAGGGCGCTGCTTTTTTGAAATTTAAGCTAAGCATGTGTAATTTCTTGTGAAGAAGCCAACACTTAAATGACTTTTAAAGTTGTttacctttttattccttttttttggtCCTGAAATAAAAAGTGGCATgcgtttttttattttttattttatttttagttttagtttttttgttttgtttttttttgggggggggatgtACAGCGGATAACAATCTTTAAAGTTGTAGCACTTTGTTTCCGAATTGGAGTGGAGATGTAGCACTGATGATGTCCTGAGTAACAGAGGCCTTTTCTGTGTTGATTTCAATCTTTACATTATATAAGGGAAACTTGGAGTGGTGGGGGAGAGGCCCCCCGAAAACTCAGCACTGCCAGAGAAACAGGAGTTTTTGAGGGCTGACCCCGGAAATGGCCCGAGAGCATTCTAAAATTGTGCATTATCAGCAGGTACTGTCCCCTTCTTGGAATGTGGGTGTGCCCTGGGTTGCCATCGTTGCTATTTGATGTAGAATAGGCTAAGTAAAATGGGCTGAGGGTACTATTTGGGTAGATGGTGGTGGCCTGCAGTgacacagaaaggaagaaaccagCGGTGTTCTTTCAGGCTTCTTCTGGCTTGatagcttctctctctctcttttatcaCCCCCACCACAAAAATCCCAAGTCCTGCGTTGCTACAAGTAATGAATGATAATTTCTCAAGCAGACAAGTGCCGTCATGGCAAATTGAGGGAAGTTAGTGTTCTCATATGACGTACACCGATGACATTGTACGGATTGGGGTAACATCTTGTGAACTTCTGTTCCCTTTTACTGGAAAAGCAGGGGAAGAGTTCCATCCCAAGGTGCCGAGAGCtacttcccaatttttttttctatcccatTAGGTTGGAAGGTACTAAACATTGGACTGTTGAGATTAGACATTTGAATTCTGTTGACCCGCACTTTAAAgcttttgtttgcatttaaattaaatgGCTTCTAAACAAGAAATTGCAGCATAGTCTTCTCTTTGGCCCAGAGGTGGGTTAAACTGTAAGGGACGGCTGAGATTCAGTGTCAGTGTTGCTAAGCGTGGCATTCACAATACTGGCactataaagaacaaaataaaataataatttattggaCAGTTTTTCTACTGCCATTCAATTTGATGTGAGTGCCTTGAAAACTGATCTTCCTATT
The nucleotide sequence above comes from Rhinolophus ferrumequinum isolate MPI-CBG mRhiFer1 chromosome 6, mRhiFer1_v1.p, whole genome shotgun sequence. Encoded proteins:
- the BCL11B gene encoding B-cell lymphoma/leukemia 11B isoform X1, which codes for MSRRKQGNPQHLSQRELITPEADHVEAAILEEDEGLEIEEPSGLGLLVGGPDPDLLTCGQCQMNFPLGDILVFIEHKKKQCGGSLGACYDKGLDKGSPPPSSRSELRKVSEPVEIGIQVTPDEDDHLLSPTKGICPKQENIAGPCRPAQLPATAPIAASSSHPHTSVITSPLRALGALPPCFPLPCCSGHPVSGDGTQGEGRTEAPFGCQCQLSGKDEPSSYICTTCKQPFNSAWFLLQHAQNTHGFRIYLEPGPASSSLTPRLTIPPPLGPEAVAQSPLMNFLGDSNPFNLLRMTGPILRDHPGFGEGRLPGTPPLFSPPPRHHLDPHRLSAEEMGLVAQHPSAFDRVMRLNPMAIDSPAMDFSRRLRELAGNSSTPPPVSPGRGNPMHRLLNPFQPSPKSPFLSTPPLPPMPPGGTPPPQPPAKSKSCEFCGKTFKFQSNLIVHRRSHTGEKPYKCQLCDHACSQASKLKRHMKTHMHKAGSLAGRSDDGLSAASSPEPGTSELAGEGLKAADGDFRHHESDPSLGHEPEEEEEEEDEEEEELLLENESRPESSFSMDSELSRNRENGGGGVPGVPGAGGVGGAAKALAEEKALVLGKVMENVGLGALPQYGELLADKQKRGAFLKRAAGGGDTGDDDDAGGCGDAGPGGAVNGRGGGFAPGTEPFPGLFPRKPAPLPSPGLNSAAKRIKVEKDLELPPAALIPSENVYSQWLVGYAASRHFMKDPFLGFTDARQSPFATSSEHSSENGSLRFSTPPGDLLDGGLSGRSGTASGGSTPHLGGPGPGRPSSKEGRRSDTCEYCGKVFKNCSNLTVHRRSHTGERPYKCELCNYACAQSSKLTRHMKTHGQIGKEVYRCDICQMPFSVYSTLEKHMKKWHGEHLLTNDVKIEQAERS
- the BCL11B gene encoding B-cell lymphoma/leukemia 11B isoform X4 gives rise to the protein MSRRKQGNPQHLSQRELITQADHVEAAILEEDEGLEIEEPSGLGLLVGGPDPDLLTCGQCQMNFPLGDILVFIEHKKKQCGGSLGACYDKGLDKGSPPPSSRSELRKVSEPVEIGIQVTPDEDDHLLSPTKGICPKQENIAGKDEPSSYICTTCKQPFNSAWFLLQHAQNTHGFRIYLEPGPASSSLTPRLTIPPPLGPEAVAQSPLMNFLGDSNPFNLLRMTGPILRDHPGFGEGRLPGTPPLFSPPPRHHLDPHRLSAEEMGLVAQHPSAFDRVMRLNPMAIDSPAMDFSRRLRELAGNSSTPPPVSPGRGNPMHRLLNPFQPSPKSPFLSTPPLPPMPPGGTPPPQPPAKSKSCEFCGKTFKFQSNLIVHRRSHTGEKPYKCQLCDHACSQASKLKRHMKTHMHKAGSLAGRSDDGLSAASSPEPGTSELAGEGLKAADGDFRHHESDPSLGHEPEEEEEEEDEEEEELLLENESRPESSFSMDSELSRNRENGGGGVPGVPGAGGVGGAAKALAEEKALVLGKVMENVGLGALPQYGELLADKQKRGAFLKRAAGGGDTGDDDDAGGCGDAGPGGAVNGRGGGFAPGTEPFPGLFPRKPAPLPSPGLNSAAKRIKVEKDLELPPAALIPSENVYSQWLVGYAASRHFMKDPFLGFTDARQSPFATSSEHSSENGSLRFSTPPGDLLDGGLSGRSGTASGGSTPHLGGPGPGRPSSKEGRRSDTCEYCGKVFKNCSNLTVHRRSHTGERPYKCELCNYACAQSSKLTRHMKTHGQIGKEVYRCDICQMPFSVYSTLEKHMKKWHGEHLLTNDVKIEQAERS
- the BCL11B gene encoding B-cell lymphoma/leukemia 11B isoform X3, with amino-acid sequence MSRRKQGNPQHLSQRELITPEADHVEAAILEEDEGLEIEEPSGLGLLVGGPDPDLLTCGQCQMNFPLGDILVFIEHKKKQCGGSLGACYDKGLDKGSPPPSSRSELRKVSEPVEIGIQVTPDEDDHLLSPTKGICPKQENIAGKDEPSSYICTTCKQPFNSAWFLLQHAQNTHGFRIYLEPGPASSSLTPRLTIPPPLGPEAVAQSPLMNFLGDSNPFNLLRMTGPILRDHPGFGEGRLPGTPPLFSPPPRHHLDPHRLSAEEMGLVAQHPSAFDRVMRLNPMAIDSPAMDFSRRLRELAGNSSTPPPVSPGRGNPMHRLLNPFQPSPKSPFLSTPPLPPMPPGGTPPPQPPAKSKSCEFCGKTFKFQSNLIVHRRSHTGEKPYKCQLCDHACSQASKLKRHMKTHMHKAGSLAGRSDDGLSAASSPEPGTSELAGEGLKAADGDFRHHESDPSLGHEPEEEEEEEDEEEEELLLENESRPESSFSMDSELSRNRENGGGGVPGVPGAGGVGGAAKALAEEKALVLGKVMENVGLGALPQYGELLADKQKRGAFLKRAAGGGDTGDDDDAGGCGDAGPGGAVNGRGGGFAPGTEPFPGLFPRKPAPLPSPGLNSAAKRIKVEKDLELPPAALIPSENVYSQWLVGYAASRHFMKDPFLGFTDARQSPFATSSEHSSENGSLRFSTPPGDLLDGGLSGRSGTASGGSTPHLGGPGPGRPSSKEGRRSDTCEYCGKVFKNCSNLTVHRRSHTGERPYKCELCNYACAQSSKLTRHMKTHGQIGKEVYRCDICQMPFSVYSTLEKHMKKWHGEHLLTNDVKIEQAERS
- the BCL11B gene encoding B-cell lymphoma/leukemia 11B isoform X2 yields the protein MSRRKQGNPQHLSQRELITQADHVEAAILEEDEGLEIEEPSGLGLLVGGPDPDLLTCGQCQMNFPLGDILVFIEHKKKQCGGSLGACYDKGLDKGSPPPSSRSELRKVSEPVEIGIQVTPDEDDHLLSPTKGICPKQENIAGPCRPAQLPATAPIAASSSHPHTSVITSPLRALGALPPCFPLPCCSGHPVSGDGTQGEGRTEAPFGCQCQLSGKDEPSSYICTTCKQPFNSAWFLLQHAQNTHGFRIYLEPGPASSSLTPRLTIPPPLGPEAVAQSPLMNFLGDSNPFNLLRMTGPILRDHPGFGEGRLPGTPPLFSPPPRHHLDPHRLSAEEMGLVAQHPSAFDRVMRLNPMAIDSPAMDFSRRLRELAGNSSTPPPVSPGRGNPMHRLLNPFQPSPKSPFLSTPPLPPMPPGGTPPPQPPAKSKSCEFCGKTFKFQSNLIVHRRSHTGEKPYKCQLCDHACSQASKLKRHMKTHMHKAGSLAGRSDDGLSAASSPEPGTSELAGEGLKAADGDFRHHESDPSLGHEPEEEEEEEDEEEEELLLENESRPESSFSMDSELSRNRENGGGGVPGVPGAGGVGGAAKALAEEKALVLGKVMENVGLGALPQYGELLADKQKRGAFLKRAAGGGDTGDDDDAGGCGDAGPGGAVNGRGGGFAPGTEPFPGLFPRKPAPLPSPGLNSAAKRIKVEKDLELPPAALIPSENVYSQWLVGYAASRHFMKDPFLGFTDARQSPFATSSEHSSENGSLRFSTPPGDLLDGGLSGRSGTASGGSTPHLGGPGPGRPSSKEGRRSDTCEYCGKVFKNCSNLTVHRRSHTGERPYKCELCNYACAQSSKLTRHMKTHGQIGKEVYRCDICQMPFSVYSTLEKHMKKWHGEHLLTNDVKIEQAERS